A genome region from Triticum aestivum cultivar Chinese Spring chromosome 2B, IWGSC CS RefSeq v2.1, whole genome shotgun sequence includes the following:
- the LOC123042523 gene encoding probable E3 ubiquitin-protein ligase RNF217 — translation MAGADLTGLVDDFYFSALTHAQNDADAGEDDELFPISDEKYAAELQLQEVIMSSAIAAAATSARSSFPARRSIATTSSSAVVMYGECSSAIASSSSCSGQPGSSASASATVTATLVFCKICMDAVPESDAHRASRGCAHAFCSACLAGYIGAKIQDRIADVKCPEERCAGVLDPALCQGMLPREVFERWGAALCESMMLGAKRIYCPFKDCSAMMVADDDGGDVTQSECQVCRRLFCARCAVPWHAGADCAAYRKLGRGDRGKEDMLLLETAKRKNWKRCPKCEFFVEKTDGCLHITCRCSFEFCYGCGGQWGVTHASCSTA, via the exons ATGGCCGGAGCGGACCTCACCGGCCTCGTCGACGACTTCTACTTCTCGGCCCTCACCCACGCCCAGAACGACGCCGACGCCGGTGAGGACGATGAGCTCTTCCCGATATCCGACGAGAAATACGCCGCCGAGCTCCAGCTCCAGGAGGTGATCATGTCCTCCGCAATAGCTGCTGCCGCCACGTCGGCACGCTCGTCGTTCCCCGCGCGTCGCAGTATCGCCACCACCAGCAGCAGCGCGGTTGTCATGTACGGTGAGTGCTCCTCCGCCATCGCCTCTTCGTCTTCATGTTCTGGGCAGCCCGGCTCCTCTGCATCTGCGTCCGCGACGGTGACGGCGACGCTCGTGTTCTGCAAGATCTGCATGGACGCCGTGCCGGAGTCGGACGCGCACCGCGCGAGCCGCGGCTGCGCGCACGCCTTCTGCAGCGCCTGCCTCGCGGGCTACATCGGCGCCAAGATCCAGGACCGGATCGCCGACGTCAAGTGCCCCGAGGAGCGGTGCGCCGGGGTGCTCGACCCGGCGCTCTGCCAGGGCATGCTCCCGCGGGAGGTGTTCGAGCGCTGGGGCGCCGCGCTGTGCGAGTCCATGATGCTCGGCGCCAAGAGGATCTACTGCCCCTTCAAGGACTGCTCGGCGATGATGGTGgcggacgacgacggcggcgacgtgaCGCAGTCCGAGTGCCAGGTGTGCCGGCGGCTGTTCTGCGCCCGGTGCGCCGTGCCCTGGCACGCCGGTGCCGACTGCGCCGCCTACAGGAAGCTCGGCAGGGGCGACAGGGGCAAGGAGGACATGCTGCTGCTGGAGACGGCAAAGCGGAAGAACTGGAAGCGGTGCCCAAAGTGCGAGTTCTTCGTGGAGAAAACCGACGGTTGCCTCCACATCACCTGCAG GTGCAGCTTCGAGTTCTGCTATGGGTGTGGTGGCCAGTGGGGCGTGACGCATGCTAGCTGCAGCACGGCGTGA
- the LOC123042524 gene encoding endonuclease 1 — MASSGAFMVAAVLGLVLASAPAARAWSTEGHMLTCQIAQDLLEPAAAQAVKNLLPEEAGGDLSAMCVWPDQVRHWYKYRWTSPLHFIDTPDKACTFDYARDCHDPSGAKDMCVAGAVANFTSQLMHYKQGSADRKYNLTEALLFLSHFMGDIHQPMHVGFTSDMGGNSVNLRWFKHKSNLHHVWDREIILTVLAERYAKDMAAFRKDLQHNITKGSWSDESSWKDCADLMSCPTKYATESIGLACKWGYDGVHDGDTLSEDYFGSRLPIVTRRIAQGGVRLAMFLNRAFGDHKAHGRDVAAQANLVVAHDDEL; from the exons ATGGCGTCCTCAGGAGCGTTCATGGTAGCGGCGGTGCTCGGGCTGGTGCTCGCGTCGGCGCCAGCGGCGCGGGCGTGGAGCACCGAGGGACACATGCTCACATGCCAGATCGCACAG GATCTGCTGGAGCCTGCGGCGGCGCAGGCGGTGAAGAACCTTCTGCCGGAGGAGGCGGGCGGCGACCTGTCGGCGATGTGCGTGTGGCCGGACCAGGTGAGGCACTGGTACAAGTACCGCTGGACCAGCCCGCTGCACTTCATCGACACCCCCGACAAGGCCTGCACCTTCGACTACGCCC GGGACTGCCATGACCCCAGCGGCGCCAAGGACATGTGTGTGGCCGGCGCCGTCGCCAACTTCACGTCCCAGCTCATGCACTACAAGCAGGGCAGCGCCGATCGCAAGT ATAACCTGACGGAAGCTCTGCTGTTCCTGTCACACTTCATGGGAGATATTCACCAG CCCATGCACGTGGGGTTCACGAGCGACATGGGGGGCAACTCGGTGAACCTGCGCTGGTTCAAGCACAAGTCCAACCTCCATCAT GTATGGGACAGGGAGATAATACTCACGGTGCTCGCCGAGCGCTACGCCAAGGACATGGCCGCCTTCCGCAAGGACCTCCAGCACAACATCACCAAG GGCTCATGGTCCGACGAGTCTTCATGGAAAGATTGCGCGGACCTCATGTCCTGCCCAACCAAGTATGCCACGGAGAGCATAGGCCTGGCGTGCAAGTGGGGCTACGACGGCGTCCACGACGGAGACACACTGTCCG AGGACTACTTCGGCTCGAGGCTCCCGATCGTGACGCGGCGGATCGCGCAGGGCGGAGTGAGGCTGGCCATGTTCCTCAACCGGGCCTTCGGAGACCACAAGGCCCACGGCCGCGACGTCGCTGCGCAGGCGAACTTGGTCGTGGCTCATGACGATGAGCTCTAG
- the LOC123047218 gene encoding uncharacterized protein, giving the protein MEMKMAVGAANWLVGKVLTKLSDELVSAYMDSSELGSNFLNAKHQLQYTQGLLSASVGRDVSDDPGLHGLLGELSNKADEAEDVLDELHYFMIQVGCLHMHRSVVTVVVL; this is encoded by the coding sequence ATGGAGATGAAGATGGCCGTCGGCGCGGCCAACTGGCTCGTCGGCAAGGTGCTGACCAAGCTGTCCGACGAGCTGGTGTCCGCCTACATGGACAGCTCCGAGCTCGGCAGCAACTTCCTGAACGCCAAGCACCAGCTGCAGTACACCCAGGGGCTGCTGTCCGCGTCCGTGGGCAGGGACGTGAGCGACGACCCCGGCCTGCACGGACTGCTGGGGGAACTGAGCAACAAGGCCGACGAGGCCGAGGACGTGCTCGATGAGCTCCACTACTTCATGATCCAGGTGGGTTGTTTGCATATGCATCGATCTGTAGTAACTGTAGTAGTCCTGTAG